The following are from one region of the Nicotiana tomentosiformis chromosome 7, ASM39032v3, whole genome shotgun sequence genome:
- the LOC138896317 gene encoding uncharacterized protein, producing the protein MLESSYRPPAIQGSFSGYSGHQASSSAYFSAMPESSYLPPAIQGPFGGYSDHQGQISGQQSTAPRGCYECGDLSHMKRHCPNLRGKAVQQGQQPMIIAPVAALAVRPPRGRGQEGRIIAYASRQLKLHEKNYPMHDLELAAIVHAIKIWRNNLYEVPCEVYTNHCSLQHLFQQRDLNLRQRRWLELLQDYDITIIYHPVKANVVADALSRKAESMGSLAFISAEERPLASDIQSLANRLIKARQFDNLHLAVLRETVLHGGAKEVSIGEDGVLCLQGRLCVPKVDGLRERILDEAHNSRYSIHTGATKMHRDLRQHYWWRRMKKDIVKYVARCLNCQQVKYEHQRSGGLLHQITIPEWKWECITMDFVVGLPWTLRKFDTVWVIVDRLTKSARFIPVATTYTSDRLAQERLRAAQSKQKSYADQKARDVSLMVGEKVLLKVSSMKGIMRFGKKGTLSPRFIGPFEVLRRVEEVAYELALPPNISGVHPVFHMSMLQRYHPDLSHVLDFSTIQLDESLGYEEEPVATVDRQDRQLRSKRIFAVKVQWRGQLVEEATWESEEDMQSRYPHLSSTSVYALDEVRINFMYMVPQTQVRLLEVEVGFKVTSEFAIEFMAH; encoded by the exons atgctGGAGAGTTCTTACCGtccgccagctattcagggttctttcagTGGGTACTCCGGTCATCAGGCTTCTTCCAGTGCCtacttcagtgccatgccagagagttcatatcTCCCACCAGCTATCCAGGGTCCTTTCGGTGGGTATTCAGACCATCAAGGTCAGATTTCAGGGCAACAGTCCACCGCCccgagaggttgttatgagtgcggggatcttagTCACATGAAGAGGCATTGCCCCAatcttcggggcaaggcagtacagcagggtcagcaacctatgattaTAGCTCCAGTAGCCGCACTAGCTGTCCGGCCACCCAGAGGCAGGGGGCAG gaggggcgaattattgcatatgcttcacgtcagctgaagctccatgagaagaattatcctatgcacgatttggagttggccgcgattgttcatgctatTAAGATTTGGAGGAATAATCTATATGAGGtgccttgtgaggtttacactaatcactgcagtttgcagcacttgttccagcaaagggatctcaatttgaggcagcgcagatggcttgagttactacaggactatgacatcactattaTTTATCATCCGGTcaaggcgaatgtagtcgcagatgccttgagcagaaaggcagagagtatgggtagcttggcattcatttcagcagaggagaggccactagcttcggacattcagtccttggctaatagactt atcaaggctcgacagtttgataATCTGCACTTggcagttcttagagagacggtactacatggtggtgccaaggaggtttctattggcgaggatggtgtcctgtgcctccagggtcgtctatgtgttcctaaggtCGATGGCTtaagggagaggattctagatgAGGCgcacaattctcggtattctattcatacaggtgctacaaagatgcaTCGGGACctaaggcaacactattggtggcggcggatgaagaaagacatagttaagtatgtagctaggtgcctaaattgccagcaggttaagtatgagcaccagaggtcgGGTGGCTTACTCCACCAGataactataccagagtggaaatgggagtgcattactatggacttcgtagttgggttgccatggaccttgcggaagttcgatacagtttgggtcattgttgacaggttaacAAAGTCAGCACGCTTCATTCCAGTTGcaactacttatacttcagaTAGGTTGGCCCAg gagcgacttcgtgcAGCACAGTCCAAacaaaagagttacgcagatcagaaggcgcgtgatgtgtcacttatggtgggcgagaaggttctcttgaaagtctcgtcgATGAAAGggatcatgaggtttgggaagaagggcacgttgagtccaaggtttataggtccatttgaggtgttgaggcgagtcgaggaggttgcttatgagcttgctttgcctcccaatatatcgggagttcatcctGTTTTCCACATGTCTATGCTACAGAGGTATCATCCCGActtgtcgcatgtgttagacttcagcacgattcagttagatgagagtctgggttacgaagaggagccagttgccacaGTTGATAGGcaggatcgccagttgagatccaagagaaTTTTcgcggtaaaggtccagtggaggggccaactagtcgaggaggcgacctgggagtctgaggaggacatgcagagcagatatccacatttaTCCAGCACTTCAG
- the LOC138896318 gene encoding uncharacterized protein, with protein MYPIDDDKKETATFRAVSHDEEGKTKVTKHEVSIETLKHREKKHRDKGIYRKDRRPIDGIPLTKQSKSGHGGKFTWEGKLAIDENEMDAAPVAIDENDPNSVDEEEERRILRGEVSGVEGLVIGEIDVAKVANNEGVGRVDVVDPVLQTNM; from the coding sequence ATGTATCCTATAGACGATGATAAGAAGGAAACAGCGACATTTCGAGCAGTAAGCCACGACGAAGAAGGCAAAACAAAGGTAACAAAACACGAAGTAAGCATCGAAACCCTAAAACACAGAGAAAAAAAACACAGAGACAAAGGCATATACAGAAAAGACCGTCGTCCAATAGATGGAATTCCTTTAACAAAACAGTCAAAATCAGGGCACGGTGGGAAGTTTACATGGGAAGGAAAATTGGCTATAGATGAAAATGAAATGGATGCTGCACCAGTGGCTATAGATGAAAATGATCCAAATTCTGTGGATGAGGaagaagaaaggaggatattAAGAGGAGAAGTTAGTGGAGTTGAGGGTTTGGTTATTGGAGAAATTGATGTGGCTAAAGTTGCAAATAATGAAGGTGTGGGAAGAGTTGATGTTGTTGATCCTGTTTTGCAGACTAATATGTAA
- the LOC104097057 gene encoding uncharacterized protein — translation MKPVVQENKEKVDTKNVDKIKYIERKLTEKGVQRLERHPADGLPLKHDPKKGHGGKYTWEGPDKEAVNELEPAPPALDEKDPNYLDEEAEEKLIKEEELGGFGVVLGEVEVAKMAEEGVARVDVDPHLKLN, via the coding sequence ATGAAGCCAGTGGTGCAGGAAAACAAGGAGAAAGTTGACACGAAAAACGTCGACAAAATTAAGTATATTGAAAGAAAGTTAACAGAAAAAGGAGTGCAGAGATTGGAAAGACATCCAGCAGATGGGCTACCATTGAAACATGATCCGAAAAAAGGACATGGCGGAAAGTATACATGGGAAGGACCTGATAAGGAAGCTGTGAATGAATTGGAGCCCGCGCCACCGGCATTGGACGAGAAAGATCCGAACTATTTGGATGAAGAAGCCGAGGAGAAGCTGATAAAAGAGGAGGAATTAGGTGGTTTTGGTGTTGTGCTTGGTGAAGTTGAAGTGGCAAAAATGGCTGAAGAAGGTGTTGCTAGAGTTGATGTTGATCCTCATTTGAAACTCAATTAG
- the LOC104097059 gene encoding uncharacterized protein: MARNLPNLKLKSVVSDSDSSDNENETKDTGKNLDLPLEKLNLGPKKKLLVLNLGGLLVDRVHRRNESAVRRYTPDLVHGNFLVFKRPLCDQFLKFCLERFEVGLWSSARDRNVDPILHNIMVWASTKVGICMGSR, from the exons ATGGCAAGAAATCTTCCTAACCTGAAGTTGAAGAGCGTTGTTTCTGATAGTGATAGCAGTGATAATGAAAATGAAACAAAGGACACTGGAAAAAACTTAGACCTTCCCTTAGAAAAACTGAACCTTGGCCCAAAAAAGAAACTTCTTGTGCTTAATCTTGGAGGTCTGCTGGTTGATAGGGTGCATCGTCGAAACGAATCCGCTGTTCGACGTTACACCCCTGACCTTGTTCACGGAAATTTCTTAG TTTTCAAGAGACCTTTATGTGATCAGTTTTTGAAGTTTTGCCTTGAAAGATTTGAAGTGGGGCTGTGGTCTTCTGCCAGGGA TCGAAACGTGGATCCTATTTTACACAACATCATGGTTTGGGCTTCGACGAAAGTTGGTATTTGTATGG GATCAAGATGA
- the LOC108945304 gene encoding uncharacterized protein isoform X1, translated as MKFCLERFEVGLWSSAMELKHGSVLDNIMVGLRPKLLFVWDQGKCIDSGFKCLEKKEKPIFLKQMKKIWENKYHILPFRGGKFSESNILMIDDEPHVALLNPPNTAVFPPIFKVGNGRDTFLGPKGDLRKFLDGLADADDVPTYVKEHPFGQPAITASHPN; from the exons ATGAAGTTTTGCCTTGAGAGATTTGAAGTCGGACTGTGGTCGTCTGCTATGGAGTTA AAACATGGATCTGTTCTAGACAACATCATGGTTGGACTTCGACCAAAGTTGTTATTTGTATGG GATCAAGGAAAATGCATTGATAGTGGCTTTAAATGCTTGGAGAAGAAGGAGAAGCCCATATTCTTGAAACAAATGAAGAAAATATGGGAAAACAAGTATCATATCCTTCCTTTTCGTGGTGGGAAATTTTCAGAATCCAACATACTTATGATTGATGATGAGCCCCACGTAGCTCTACTTAACCCT CCTAATACAGCGGTTTTCCCTCCTATTTTCAAAGTTGGAAACGGCAGAGACACGTTTCTTG GTCCTAAGGGAGATCTGCGCAAGTTTTTGGATGGTCTAGCTGATGCAGATGATGTTCCAACCTACGTGAAAGAACATCCCTTTGGACAACCTGCAATTACAGCTTCTCATCCTAATTAA
- the LOC108945304 gene encoding uncharacterized protein isoform X2, with protein sequence MKFCLERFEVGLWSSAMELKHGSVLDNIMVGLRPKLLFVWDQGKCIDSGFKCLEKKEKPIFLKQMKKIWENKYHILPFRGGKFSESNILMIDDEPHVALLNPPNTAVFPPIFKVGNGRDTFLGPKGDLRKFLDGLTSLWTTCNYSFSS encoded by the exons ATGAAGTTTTGCCTTGAGAGATTTGAAGTCGGACTGTGGTCGTCTGCTATGGAGTTA AAACATGGATCTGTTCTAGACAACATCATGGTTGGACTTCGACCAAAGTTGTTATTTGTATGG GATCAAGGAAAATGCATTGATAGTGGCTTTAAATGCTTGGAGAAGAAGGAGAAGCCCATATTCTTGAAACAAATGAAGAAAATATGGGAAAACAAGTATCATATCCTTCCTTTTCGTGGTGGGAAATTTTCAGAATCCAACATACTTATGATTGATGATGAGCCCCACGTAGCTCTACTTAACCCT CCTAATACAGCGGTTTTCCCTCCTATTTTCAAAGTTGGAAACGGCAGAGACACGTTTCTTG GTCCTAAGGGAGATCTGCGCAAGTTTTTGGATGGTCT AACATCCCTTTGGACAACCTGCAATTACAGCTTCTCATCCTAA
- the LOC108945304 gene encoding uncharacterized protein isoform X3: MVGLRPKLLFVWDQGKCIDSGFKCLEKKEKPIFLKQMKKIWENKYHILPFRGGKFSESNILMIDDEPHVALLNPPNTAVFPPIFKVGNGRDTFLGPKGDLRKFLDGLADADDVPTYVKEHPFGQPAITASHPN; this comes from the exons ATGGTTGGACTTCGACCAAAGTTGTTATTTGTATGG GATCAAGGAAAATGCATTGATAGTGGCTTTAAATGCTTGGAGAAGAAGGAGAAGCCCATATTCTTGAAACAAATGAAGAAAATATGGGAAAACAAGTATCATATCCTTCCTTTTCGTGGTGGGAAATTTTCAGAATCCAACATACTTATGATTGATGATGAGCCCCACGTAGCTCTACTTAACCCT CCTAATACAGCGGTTTTCCCTCCTATTTTCAAAGTTGGAAACGGCAGAGACACGTTTCTTG GTCCTAAGGGAGATCTGCGCAAGTTTTTGGATGGTCTAGCTGATGCAGATGATGTTCCAACCTACGTGAAAGAACATCCCTTTGGACAACCTGCAATTACAGCTTCTCATCCTAATTAA
- the LOC104097060 gene encoding AT-hook motif nuclear-localized protein 7, whose product MMEMEDKESTESGSLGVNSEYDSPPPPPPPQPQPPATVNGSLTSGSGSGVVPPQVLNMNMNMNMSMTTTEGAVGMVVVGSGGGGVVGSGGEKKKRGRPRKYDAEGNLTPQYIKAAAAAAAAKAAVAAAAAAVTSPGGGGGGGCGVTPPSGFTITSPPSSAFSSSSSKRGRGRPSGSSGNLQLIASLGELFAHTAGGDFMPHVVTVHTGEDVAGKVYSFVQKGSRGICVLSANGAVSNVTIRQPGSSGGLLTYEGRFEILALTGSYTVSENGGMKSRSGGLSVSLAGPDGRVIGGGIAGSLIAASPIQMVVGSFMPNAFIKHNKRKHHQVEPRMAPVIHSSPNPVSMVRPVSHAPLVNNMTLTQAPQIPMQSHGEVDNSTSNKDMPNSTSTDTSDCNGSEPTLEQRPYPDINLSIPME is encoded by the exons atgatggaaatggaagaTAAAGAGAGTACAGAATCTGGTTCACTCGGTGTTAACTCAGAATATGACTCACCACCGCCACCGCCACCGCCACAACCACAACCACCAGCAACAGTCAATGGGAGTTTGACAAGTGGCAGTGGTAGTGGGGTTGTGCCACCACAAGTGCTGAATATGAATATGAACATGAACATGAGTATGACAACAACTGAGGGGGCAGTAGGGATGGTGGTCGTGGGTAGTGGGGGTGGTGGGGTAGTGGGTAGTGGTGGGGAGAAAAagaagagagggaggccaagaaagTATGATGCTGAAGGGAACTTAACACCTCAATATATAAAAGCTGCTGCAGCAGCAGCTGCAGCTAAAGCAGCAGTGGCGGCGGCGGCGGCGGCAGTGACGTCacctggtggtggtggtggtggtggttgtgGAGTGACACCACCGTCAGGTTTTACTATAACGTCACCGCCTTCTTctgccttttcttcttcttcctctaaaAGAGGACGTGGCAGACCTTCTGGTTCTTCTGGTAACTTGCAATTAATTGCTTCTTTGG GTGAGCTGTTTGCACATACAGCTGGAGGGGATTTTATGCCACATGTGGTTACTGTGCATACCGGAGAG GATGTGGCAGGAAAGGTTTATTCTTTTGTGCAGAAGGGTTCAAGAGGGATCTGTGTTTTGTCTGCAAATGGGGCTGTTTCTAATGTTACAATTCGTCAGCCTGGTTCTTCTGGTGGTCTCTTGACATATGAG GGCCGCTTTGAGATCTTAGCATTAACTGGGTCTTACACTGTTTCTGAAAACGGTGGCATGAAAAGTAGGTCTGGTGGATTAAGTGTTTCGTTAGCTGGCCCAGATGGCCGTGTTATTGGTGGTGGTATTGCTGGTTCACTCATCGCTGCAAGCCCCATCCAA ATGGTGGTCGGAAGTTTCATGCCAAATGCTTTTATAAAACACAATAAAAGAAAGCATCACCAAGTCGAACCAAGAATGGCTCCCGTTATCCACAGCTCTCCGAACCCTGTTTCAATGGTAAGACCTGTATCACATGCACCACTTGTGAACAACATGACTCTGACTCAGGCACCTCAAATACCAATGCAAAGCCACGGAGAAGTCGATAACAGCACGAGCAACAAAGATATGCCAAATTCCACATCTACCGACACTTCTGACTGTAATGGATCGGAGCCAACTTTGGAGCAAAGACCATATCCTGATATTAACCTGTCTATACCTATGGAGTAG